The genomic segment ATATTATCAACGGTCATCGTGAAACAGCTGACAGAAAGGATTGATCTCAAATTATCAGACGACATCTCCAGTCTATGCGATACGGGTCCCGTATTTTGCTATTCGTATGCGTTAAATTTTATTGTCTAATTAACAATTATCTCTACTTTGCAGCACACATGTTTCGCAAGTAGCACGCCTAACCTAACGTGGAAAATTGATACGTCCTAGtgcgaaaaaaagcaaaaggcccGGCCTACAAAATTTACAAATCTCACGATGAGGAAACATCTGTAACTGCGGTTAAGCCACATACTCGTATCAATCTCTTGTTTGGTAAGTTAATTTCGCATCTACAAATGAGCCAACAGTAAAGTATGCTATATCGTTCGTTTTGCTCGAATTTAGCGTAATGTACAAGTACATAACTTTGTACTTTACGACGGCTATTATAGCATCCACTTTAGGCTTTTAACCAGTAGTACAGATCATACGCTCACGATGGAACATACTTATAGAAAACGAAACTATAGATTAGAAAGAATAGAATCAAATattataattttattcattCCATTTGCCATCACTACAGGTCGGCTCCTCCGTTCCCAACACCTCTTTTCCTACCTAATTTTCGCTAAGGACTAGTATAGGTATTAGCGCGTTACACTTCTCCAAACAATTATCAGCATTTGTAATATTGGATTTTGTACGAGCGAAAACAGCACAACAAGCGCTTTCCTTTACAAGAAACCTTGCGTAAATTGACAGCGGAATCAACTAACCAATCAAGACGCAAAGATGTCATCCAGCTGTTGCGGtacgaagaagcaaaaactgAACGGAACTTACCCTGCAAGTAACGGGTACTGTTCCACCGGTCGTACCGTCAACGGCGAAGGTGACGGTGCTAATCAGGGCTTTTACAGTCGCGGAAACgatcaactgcagcagcagcagcagcaggtagctTGCAACGGTCACAGCGATGGCGGGAGCAGTAGCTACCTGATGAATGGTAGGGGTGGTCAGGTAGATCATCagcaaaatcatcatcatcagcagcagcagcaacagcgatccGTCATAGGTTCGATGCCGGACATGTGTTTCTACTGCTTCGAAGTATTGTACCGCGAGCTACATAACATGGAGGAGCCACGCTCGCCAAACTTCGCCAATGATCCTTAGTATGTTTTGTCAAGCATATACGGTGGCAATGATTCGCTGCAACTAATTCTCTACTTTCGTTTGCGCTTTTTACCGTGTGCAGTCCACTGTTTGTAacatggaaaattggaaaagacAAACGTCTACGTGGATGCATCGGGACCTTCAGTGCGATGCGTTTACACTCAGGTGAGAAGCACGAGCATTTTAGATCGTTGCAAAGACGATTACTAGGAAACACTcaatttttggttttggtttttttctttgatcAACGCAGGACTTCGAGAGTATGCAATAACAAGTGCTTTAAGAGACTCCCGCTTCTCGCCAATCACTCGTGATGAAATCCAAAGACTGACCGTTTCGGTGTCGATTCTGCAGGGCTTCGAGGATGCTCGCGGGTACCTAGACTGGACACTCGGCGTTCATGGCATCCGTATCGAGTTCTACACCGAGCGTGGCTCTAAACGTACTGCAACCTATTTGCCTCAGGTTGCTACGGAACAAGGTTAGTTAATGCGCAGGAGATTTGGATCGGGTGCTGTTTGCTACACctctctttttatgtttttttttgtactctgTAGAATTCACTAACTGTTTTTCCTTGATTCCACTGGATCAATCGATTAACCTTTTGGCTTTTTCGTTTTGCAGGCTGGGACCAAACtcaaacgatcgattcacTGCTGCGAAAAGGAGGCTATCGGGGGACGATTACG from the Anopheles aquasalis chromosome X, idAnoAquaMG_Q_19, whole genome shotgun sequence genome contains:
- the LOC126568892 gene encoding uncharacterized protein CG5902 gives rise to the protein MSSSCCGTKKQKLNGTYPASNGYCSTGRTVNGEGDGANQGFYSRGNDQLQQQQQQVACNGHSDGGSSSYLMNGRGGQVDHQQNHHHQQQQQQRSVIGSMPDMCFYCFEVLYRELHNMEEPRSPNFANDPYPLFVTWKIGKDKRLRGCIGTFSAMRLHSGLREYAITSALRDSRFSPITRDEIQRLTVSVSILQGFEDARGYLDWTLGVHGIRIEFYTERGSKRTATYLPQVATEQGWDQTQTIDSLLRKGGYRGTITPDTRRSIKLTRYTSQECHMTYGEYRDMVDKQSSYHNQLGKAQC